The genome window CTGCACTCAAAGCTTAAGGCTTCTTTTATTTGACCTTAAGTTTCACAAATTACTGAAAGTATAGGATTAATAGCTATGAAAACGCTCACTGCGCCTCTAAGTATTTACGATGCGAATACTGATACGACTTGGACGATTCCACGGCGGCATGTCAATGCGGTGGTGGCAGAGGTGAGTGAGCGTTGGGTGGCGAATGTGATCGTGCCGGAAGCGGTCTGCCGTGAATTGATACGCGTGCCATTTCTTGAACCGATTCGCACAGAGGCGGGCTACGTGCTCAGCCTCTGTGCAATCTTCATGAAACATGCGGCACCACTCTGGGCGCCACTGAATATGGGCCCTGCGAGTCAGACCTGCGCACTGCGTATCGCATGTGTGGATACACGTGATGGCAGCCAGGCTGTGTGGGTGGATCATCGTTACAGTGACAGCATTTTGGTGGAAGCGTTAGCGAAGCTAGGGTTTCCACAAGTGCACGCTCAGTTGCAAGTGGAGCGGGGACGCGATTTCTATCAGCATTGCCAGTTAGTCATGAGCACGGACGATAACATGATCGATCTACGCTTGATTGAATATCCGGAAGCGCCCACTGCAGAGCCGCAAGCATTTACCGATGTGCAGGCATTCGAGGATTACTTCATTGCCGGCGTTCGTAGTTATGGGCCTGGCGGTGAGGCGGGACGCGTGGCGATGGTGGACCTCCACAAACGCAGCGATAATCACTTTGAGGCGATGGACAATTACCATGGCTATTTACGAACCGCATGGGGCAACTGGCGAGTCGACGGCGTGTATCGCACGTGCAATGGACGCTATGAGTGGCGCTACGAGGGGGATGTGGCGGCTGAACGGGAGGAAGGTGTTACGCTATGAGCAAGCGTAAATTGATTTTGGCCGGAGGTGCTGGTTTTCTTGGTCAGGCATTGAGTCGGCATTTTGTGCGTGCGGGGTATGACGTGGTCGTGCTGACGCGGCGGACGAAAGCGGATTGTCGTGGGGTGCGCTATACCGAATGGGACGGTATGAACGTCGAACATCGAACGTGAAACGTCCAATTTTGAATAGAAATTCGCTTTT of Lentimonas sp. CC4 contains these proteins:
- a CDS encoding NAD-dependent epimerase/dehydratase family protein: MSKRKLILAGGAGFLGQALSRHFVRAGYDVVVLTRRTKADCRGVRYTEWDGMNVEHRT